AAGGCCATTCTTTTTATCCATTTTCATTCCAAATTCTTCTGGATAGCTTTTTActtctcttttcatttttttctgGATAGCTTTCACATTCCTAAAGACAAGGTCGTTTTAACTGAAAATTTACAATGGTATAGAAAGGAAATAATACCTTGACGGAGTTATTGTAGAATCCAGTAGCAGAATCTGCAGTTCATATATTAGATACCTGAACCAGAATTTGTTTTACTACTGAATTGGGAGAATAAGGATGGGTCTGGCTTTGATACCATGTGAAGATATGAAACTTGGGCCTAACTCAATCCCAAAAGCTAGATCAAGACGGGAGGATTGTCCAAGACTAACAATTCATTCCTCAACGAATGTGGGACTCTTAACACCCACTCTAACATCAACATACTGAAATCCGCTTCATCAGAAGTTAAAAGCTCCATACAAGGAGTAACCTAAGATCAATACAATGCCTAACCTGGAAATATAGAACTGTTTCACCAGGCAACAAACAAAGACTGCTTTGCACATTGACTTAAATGTTTCTCTTTGAGCCTAACAACTCCCATCTAAAAGAAATCTCGACTTTAACATAATACACCTTGTCTTCCCTAGATCTGCCATATTTTCGATCATACAGCTGTATATTTTACAGAAAAAGAGCAGATGCGTAAATTGCTTCACATCAATCGCAGATAAATGACAGTGTTTCCTAATCTTGTGTCTCATCTTCAGTATCATGCAAAAGAACACCTCGGACTCTGGCCCTACGATGTGCTGGTACCACACGGTTAGTCACCTTTGTAGAAGGAAGTTGTGCTGCTTGCTTATCTGGAGACTCCAGTGAGCTACTGGTGGTTGCAGAATCTGGGGCTGTTTTCTCAGTAATCTTTTGCAATTTCTGTCTTTTTGAGTACTGGCCAGTTTCATTCTTTTCCTGCTTTTCTTCTGACAAACCATTTGTCAACTCAAAGCATCGTTTTTGTTCAGCTTTAAGCAAATTATGTACATTTGTAAATGTTTTGTAGAGCTCcaaagaaagatttgacattgCCTCAGTTGCTGCAGTATCCACAAGTTTACTAAGTGATATAGCGATTCTTGGCATCCCCTTTGCTTTTTGAGCAACCAATTTTGCATGTGCAGCACCTCCAAATTTTGACTGTCCATCCATAACAAGCTTCACATCTTCAGACTTTACGGAAGCTATAAGGTAATCTACAAAGTCAGACCAAGAGCCTCCTATACCAGTTCTGTCCCTCATATCTTCGAGCTCCTGGGCAGATTTCAAAGAGTCCCATGTATTTGAATGGAAGTCAGTGGCACAGACACGAAGAGTAGAGGGATCACTTGGCAACCCGTGAACATGAAAGAGGAAAGGCTTCAATTGGGTTTTGTGAGGTGCTGACCACTCTGCATTTACTCTCCCAAAAATTGGCTCCATTTCATCAAACCCCATTTCCAATTTCCTCTCTGAAGAAGAGAAGCTTCAAAACCAGAATGGTCAAAAAGAGAGGAGTGCCGGAGAAGAAAAAAGAGTCAGGTGGGAAGTAGAGCTCTCGTTTGCATTTACACCTAGCAAGAGACCAAGAGTAAAAGCcaataaaattcatatcttcacAAAGATATAGCAGGAAAGTAGTAAACTTACTAAAAGCTAAAAACAACGGGGCTTGTTTTGAAGGACACAGGGATCACATTTTTAGAATTAGAAACAAATGTATTCACAACTTGTTTTATTGGTGTAAAAGCAGTGTATCAGTGGAACAACAATTATAGAGTTTCTGGATTTACTAGGAGGCCTGTAGGATATGGTTGTTTTGGGGTGTTCTTTGTAACTTTTTGTACCATCTCGGTACCTTATTAATGAAacctttaccttatcaaaaaacaAAATCATAAGCAAAGAACTGATGTGAGAAATACCCAACTTTTTCTGTTAAAGAAGAAAAGATCTGACTTTTGGAAATAGCAAACAAGGAGTGTGTAATAGTCAGTGATCTCTAAAAAAAAGAGTAGAAGAGGAAAAATATGAGTTCCCTGCTTTTCTTTTATATACACTAAGCCCCGTTTTTAATATACATAACACTTGAATCCACTTTGCCACCTCATTGCTTAATAAAAAATCCTAAGATCTCCTATTCTAAATTGCGTAAGAACCAAAATTTCTAGTTGCTGCACACTCAAGAAACACTTATTCACCCTCACCAAGTCAAAAGCAAGCATACCAATCATTCATAGGTTAAACACATCTTACTTACATCCTAAATAAGCTCAGACAGGAATTCTCACCGAATTAAATGACCTGTTCAACACAACCAATTGAAGATGGGAGGAAGTTCTCTTTGATGCCTCATATGTACTCATCGTGTTCTCAAACCACCTACATAAAAGCAACCAAGACTGAGTCAATCCCGAAGTATAACTGTTGGGAATAAACcctctacagaaataatattcacggtaataaaagCGAAATAATAGCGTAGCATCGAGATACGGTaatcaacaagaataaaagaacaacaagaacacaaaaattttaacgtggaaaacccttttgaataagggaaaaaaccacggccccgagaGGAACAACTGATATTACTATagtaaggaattttacactttgtaggtctgagtaaaatactccaaagactacTACagcactcaaaagaaataaccctcttttgatattctcacctcactacaatatcgctcactctctatttttctcacaaactattttcttataccctgtctgtgaaacctcactctttctatCTAACTCTCAAATATATTTTTCCTCTGAGATTGGTGTGTCAAAATGAGAAGCTGAAGGCGTCTATTTATAGGAAGAAGTGTCGTAACTCTTAACCAATCAAAAGTTGGTTTCCTGCAACTTgcgatttgcaaattgaaaattGAGAACCAAAACCAATTTTGGTCAAAAACGTGTTTCGGTGCCCACCGCCAATTTTGACATCTTGCAAATTTCCCCTCCTGTTTTTTTTCTTCCTCATTATGGGGATGGACCCCACAATAACTGCCTAACCAGGAAAACAGAAAGGAAACCTTATGAGGTAAGCTATGAAACTGAATGCCCAAAAATCAAATTCAAAATGGTTTTCTGACTTCAATCACCCAAGGAATCAAGGATTACTTCACCTTTAAAGCATgatataaaaagaaagaaagcatTGTTTCCCTTTCCCCCACTTCTCATGTTCTCAAACATTTTCGtgcaaaaaagaaagagaaaaagaagaaacacCCAAAACAAAAGAAGGAGAATATTCTCCATACTATAGTCTATTTGTAACTGATTACTTTCAAGAAAATGGAGTAAGGCCCACAAACAGGGGGGCGTGATCCACTTTTCCATCAGCATACAACCACAACCTACTCTATCCGTCATAATCAACCTGGTGTACATTTTGGTAATAGCCATAAAACTGCACATTCAATAGAACACTCATTTTCATAATTCCAGACGCTATTGAAATAGCTTATCGCATCATGCAAATCTGTCATGCATAAGTTGATACATTTGGCTATATTAATCAGTGTTTTTGAAAGCGCAAAAAAGCGACAAGGTTTTTAGGGCTTGAAACAAAAAGCGAGAAGTGAAGCACACGATTCTGTAACGTGAAGGGAACAAtttaattaaaaaacaaaaagtaCAATTCATATACGAATTTAGCACCACAAATACAATAATCAAATTTTAATCAAACTAACTAATTTCaacattaaaatataaaatagtgtCAATATTAAGCCAACTTTCAAAGTTGAGATCCAAACTATCGATCTATTTGCGTTGGGATCACTTTGCACATTATTGTTTGAAGCGCGCAATATTCGAAGCACATTGCCTAGCCCATGAACTGGTGACCCCTCGCTCCACTCGGCTTCATCGCTTTAAGAGACGAAGCGATGACTTTTAATAACTCTGCTATTAACATCTCTCCAAATATGGAGTGTTGCTTCTTCATCTCTTTTAAGGAATAATCGTTAGGTTAAAACCCAACTAAGTAAGgttattgtaattaatttttttaagagTTAATACCCTAAAACCCAATTAAACTATCATATTTTTGTCAGTTTCCTACTTAAACTATTCGGTGTCCCCCAAACCCCCCTGAACTATATTGTGGCTCGTATTAAAATACCCTCGTCGCTGACCCGGCATAACATGTGTAGATACTCGCTTGAGAGCGCGTGATAGCTGAAAAGGCCATCAAAATGGCCCACCTAACAAAAAACAATGGCTTATTAGCCTAACCCTCtttcaaatttatttatttttaataaatattctccTTATTTCAGTtatatccatctttcttcctcttttttcaccttttttctttgtttttcaccttcttcttcattttttaacCTTTTTTCTTCCGTTCTCCATATGGGTTTGATACTACTTTTTACTATCTGATACTACTCTTTTTCCTTATCGTCTTTTGTCTCCCTCGTCTATCTTTCTCCCTCCTCTTTCTTCtgcttctttttttccttttcttcttttccaccttatcgtgagccgagagtctatcggaaacagcctctctacctgtCCAGGTAGGGGTacggtctgcgtacacactaccctccccagaccccacttgttggactatactgggtatgttgttgttgttgttgctctcttgtttcttctgaaattatttattctctttcttgttttagtcTTACACATATTGTTGAACAAATACTAATTTAAATCTTCTTATTAAACTCAACACCTTGTAAAGGATAAAGTTGTATCTCTTGAATCTTCTTTATGTAATCTGGAATTAGAGAATGTAATTACTGaacaattaattttttatttgcaAAATTTTATTTTGTGTAATCTTTTTTATGTAATACAAGATGACTTTTAAGAAATACAATACTATatgcctttatttatattttaactgTGCTACAAAGTGAATATAAATAAGGACTTATCAATTGGAGTCTAGCATAAAGCACAATCACAATTAAACCTAAAATTAACACAGTACATTAGATATTATTTTGGCCAAAACTCTTAGAATTAATCAATCATTCGAAAGTAATACATCATAAGTAAACTATACAAATAACTTTGTACAACCCATAAATTaatcggcaaagggccaaatatacccctttactttcgaaaatggtctaagaatacccctcgttatactattgtgttatctatacccctgcagtcatactttgggttcaaatatacccctcatttaaacggagggacacgtgtcatcgtcatgttggtcaattctaaatatctcctaattaattaaaaagacccaattacccatacccgaaaaataatttttttttttgtaaaaactggaaaaaactaaatttgttttactaaaaactgaaaaaaacgaaaatattttttttcccagtttttacaaaaaaaaaaactgctttaaaaaaactgaaaaatattttctaaaacaatatttttgtaaaaactgaaaaaaaagctaaaaatcaattttctaaagcgattaaaaactggaaaaaactaaaatatttttaactaaaaactggaaaaaaaaaaagaaaatatttgttttttcagtttttacaaaaatattgttttagaaaatatttttcagctttttttaaagcagtttttttgttaaaattggtaaaaaaaatattttcgtttttttcagtttttagtaaaaaaaacattcaatttttttcactttttacaaaataattgctttagaaaattgattttcagctttttttcagtttttacaaaaatattgttttagaaaatatttttcagtttttttaaagcagttttgtttgtaaaaactggaaaaaaaaatattttcgttttttcagtttttagtaaaaacaaatttagttttttccagtttttacaaaaaaaaattatttttcgggtatgggtaataaGTTTTTTTAATtgattaggagatatttagaattgaccaacaggacgatgacacgtgtccctccgtttaaatgaggggtatatttgaacccaaagtatgactgcaggggtatagataacccaataatataacgaggggtattcttagaccattttcgaaagtaaaaGGGTATATTAGACCCTTTGCTGTAAATTAATATAGTTAAATAGAAGTACCTTTAAAAATCCAACACGGGGTTTTAATATATAGGGGAATATAgttccggggggggggggggtgtttggGGACATAATATAGTTTAAGTAACTGGCAAAAAAATGATAGTTTAGGCGGTTTTTAGGCTGAGTTAAATAGTAACGTGTAGTGCTACATGGCACATTTTTTAGACAAttaggacttaggagcgtgtactaGACGCATTCTCTAAGACGAGATTTTAATATGAAGGGCAATATAGGGGGTTTTAATATGAAGGGCAATATAGTTCAAGGGGGGTTTTGGGGACACCGAATAGTTTAAGTAGAAAACTGACAAAAACTTGATACTTTAGGGGATTaactctttttttaatttttagaaaaTTGATTCTTAGTACGTAAACTCAAATTACCACCGCAATTTCAAGCCATTATCACAAGGGAAGCAAACTAACAGGAAATAATAACAAGATTATGGTCCGATTCACTAAAATTTGTGGTTTACCAATAAAATTAATAGCAAAAGCAGGGATAAGGGTTTTTGCTAACTAGAGACATAAAAATGGATTATAGAGACAAAGCTCGATAGAGAAAACACATACTGATTTCTGCTTGAGAGGTGAATATGAGCAGCTAATTAGCGGCAGGGCAGAGGAGTTTTAGCGATCTGGTAGAGAAAATCTCGCACCTAAATGCAATTGGAATTTTGGATCGAGCTTGCGTTCATTTGTTTTGTTTAGGCATGAATAGCGGGTAAGCAAGCGTTTGCAAAAATAGCCACAAAATTTAGAAAAAAATATCCTAGCCGAAAGATGGAAGGTTTCACCGTAATATGCTCAGTTATGGAACTAATACATATAAACTTTGAGTATATTATAAAATTAACACATTGTGTTGAAATCTCATTTTTACGAACTCAGTGTATTATGACGGAATTTTTCCGAaattttaagtgtatttttgttcaaattttatctGTATGAAAAAAATGGCTAGAttatgggtgtgtttggtataaggaaaaatattttcctgaaaaatattttttaatttttccatgCGTGGTCGGcttaaatattttagaaaatattttactcatgaactcattttcttccaattgGATGAAAAAATTTTCCCCATCAAAGGAAGTAAAAACATTTTACAAAATTATTTCGCAACCTTCTCTACCTTATTCCTCATTTCCACCAACCCCACCAACCACAACCCACCCATCCCAAACCTCTACTCCCACCTACCCCAACCTTGCCCACCATCTACCCTAGATAGAACTATTATTGAGAGtgctttcttttcatgttgtagatagagaatttttattttattttaaaaaaatgagtATATTCATTTCATGATGtagtaaaagtatttttttttatttcaacaaaacgaGTAATTTATtccatgatgtagaaaaagtattttctttcatttcaacaaaataagtattttcttttcctgaaatagacaaaatattttttttcaacaaaatgagtactttctttttcttgatgtagaaaaagtattttctttcatttcaacaaacagagtactttttttcatgatgtaaaaaaagtattttctttcatttcaacaaattaatattttcttttcctgacgtagaaaaaatattttatttcattttaacaagacaagtactttcttttcatgatataaaaaagtattttctttcatttcaacaaactgagtatttttttttcatgatgtagaaaagtattttctttcattcaacaaaatgagtaatttctcttcatgatgtagaaaagtattttctttcattcaacaaaataagtaatttcttttcatgttgtagaaatgatactttctttttcaacaaaataaagtattttctttttagttatcgaGATCAAATTTTAACgttatttttatgtgaaaaagtaaagtagcacattagttcatttggttttgtgtgaattttgaaaagaaaaattaaatttttgaagaaaatagagttgggggggggggggggagagtaCAGAAAATTTAGGGATTCTGGAGAATGTGGGTTGAatagagtagcataaaaaattatttttctaaaaatattttatactctctaatcaaacactagaaaatattttccggaaaaaaAATTTCACTCACCAACTAAACAAGGAAAAATAGgtgataaaatcactcatttttcaagaaatattttctggaaaaatatttttccatggaaacattttccttcataccaaacatcCCCTATAATTACGTTTAAAActaactatttttcaattaccagttgtAAATCAAGTTATTCGTGATTTTTTGCCCATGAATGTCCGGCCGTTGAAATGAGGCCCAAATATTTTTAGTTTGTGGGATTTATCACACCCACTACTAACATATTAACCACAATGCGGTATCATGAAATAACACTACTAACATAGTTATACATATCATTTTATTGAAATCAATCTGACGTAATAAATTGAATAATTTGTCAAAGATCTCAACATGTGAAATTCTTCAAACATACCAGTATATCGTACTTAACTTTCCAATTATTATCATAACATGAAATACATAAAATTTAATAGAGAATAATATGACaaacaattattttatttttgtatatatttagtACTTATCTTGAATTTTTGGTTTGGCTCTCAACTAGGTCCATAAACCTCAACTTACTCAAATCAAGATGATTCATTAAAGTGCTACTTAAACGGAACATTCTTGGTAACACAATAGTATTCAGTAAAACGGGAAGTCCTAATTACTCGTTTGTTCATTCCACTTTTTGGTCTTTTAGATCATGTCTTATAACATTGTATTGTAGCATATTACCTCCGCCCTTAATTACCACCGGGGGTGTGCTATTATTTCAAAGGGATCCAGCCGAGGTGTAAGTAGATACTTCATTGATGAAAAAAGAATTAGTATGCAATACTAGTGGAAAGATTTACTATTAAACAATTAGAGGTTCTTTTTTGTGCTCTATGATAAATGATAAAAAGTGCATGTTTTTTAGTATGTTTGCATGTTATTTCTTATGTAAATCATAGGGGATTACATGCTTATGAACATAAAATATGCTCACTATGTGTTTGTTGTGTATAGAAATGAGTGTGGATGGAAGTTGGCAAAACATGATGATTTGATGCAAAAAGAGCAGAGATGCAAGAGCTCGGGGGGTGCCACAATTGATGCATTGTATGAAAGGTAGGCGTGAAATGGACTAGGAAGTGAATCAAAACCAGTGAAGTATGATATTTTGGCACTGGACATGTCACACAAaagaaacaaagaagaagaaaataatagtTGGGAGCGTGCCTAGGGGTCACGTATTGTACGAACCCTAGGCACGCGATTCAACTTCTCCTTTTCGAAATAGGAGAGCTCAAGGCCGTCCcatacaaaccctaattgatataaatacatccTAAAACGTCCTTTTGAAGGGAGAGATATTACATATAAGGAGGCGGGAACACGCTAGGAACAAGGAGGAAGTTTCAACCACGagttttttcctttcttcttccaatttttcattattggttatgaatttttgtATTATGTTTTCACATACTTTTATGAATAGTTAATTTATCATCTAGAGTTTGGTTGAATATTTTGGAGGATGAACTCCCGCTATATTTCAATATAATTTTGCCTTTGAATACCAGTGTTCAACTACATGcttattttagttaattgaagagctctcaattgacTCTGCCTATTTATTATGCATTGCTTGagaagagtgcatatttaggttgtTGTCGAATAACGTCACTCCCaaggtatatgagagatcaatacgacGGGTTTAAAAGtgagattagagataacgaagctttgacgTGATCATAGTGAGCGCTGAAAAAGTGTgagctagcgtaattcgagagaatatgactaatacattattgtagttgctcgagagacaATTACGATAAGTCGAGCgctcatgatcagtagagaatacttaggcgaaattataggagacgtagcggggaggattccgacaattggagaaatcataactctaggcttTTCCAATCTTGTCTCCAATCCTTAGTATCTTTACTTAttaatttactactttaatttgttagttaattagttagacataagaatcttaatatttataacttagaaattgttagagcttgtcttcttagtgatagtgaatagttgtagctaaaccttagcTCCTTGTGgaattcgactccggactcttagaccgAATTATATTTACAATGACCGTTTATCTCTTTTAGGACTAGAGTCGGGCGTTATCACTCTACAATAGGGAAGATGCATTACCACTTGTTAGACTTGAGACGTTCGCAATTGGGCCATCACGAGCTAGAGTTGGAACGTCCGCAAATAGGTCATCTATGAGTAAATCTGGGCTTTCAAGAGCCACGAGATCATCAACTCGATTCTCTAGGGTTCAACCCTGACTCTACTTGCTTAGAGATCATCGACGCTCTAGGTTTGAGGATGGGCTTTAACTACTTTAGTAGATGTTGATTTGAATGCAACTTAAttcgaatatattttaaattttcttgaaaatgatTTGGT
The DNA window shown above is from Nicotiana tomentosiformis chromosome 8, ASM39032v3, whole genome shotgun sequence and carries:
- the LOC104109604 gene encoding uncharacterized protein, with translation MGFDEMEPIFGRVNAEWSAPHKTQLKPFLFHVHGLPSDPSTLRVCATDFHSNTWDSLKSAQELEDMRDRTGIGGSWSDFVDYLIASVKSEDVKLVMDGQSKFGGAAHAKLVAQKAKGMPRIAISLSKLVDTAATEAMSNLSLELYKTFTNVHNLLKAEQKRCFELTNGLSEEKQEKNETGQYSKRQKLQKITEKTAPDSATTSSSLESPDKQAAQLPSTKVTNRVVPAHRRARVRGVLLHDTEDETQD